The Apium graveolens cultivar Ventura chromosome 3, ASM990537v1, whole genome shotgun sequence sequence CTTAGCAAAAGCACACAAACAACTTCTGTGTCGACCATGCATTAACTAGTACATGTATGTGTACTTTACTCAACACCTTCTGTGGCGATCAGGGGGCAAACAAAAATGTCACCCCTGGTTTCctttttttttattcttttttttgttttattttgtttttcatttttgtttttcctttttttgttttctttttcttttttttatattttctttttctcctttttgtttgttttttgtttttgttttgttttttttgtttttaagtttagattgtaactaaattaatttataaaataaacttaaatataacttatataaataaactaatttagatttataaaataaacttatttaaagtttataagaaaaatcattttaagtttattaaataaattatattcaagtccactaaataaatttatttaatttaccaattaaactttgagcttcgccagtcccctgagctgtttagctgtataccccacGCATcacttctcgtactttaacagataaacgttcaatccaagtacgttcctcaacttaacaattcttctataaataatacccagattcctttcacgagttgttgacgcctagtacaactagtctggttcacagacgacttaccccgattcaggtcttcgtatcatagccttgattaaattgttaagcttgcctcaactttatcgcttcgaatACTGACTATGAATAAACAtatgtactttcactggaatcctttctagtactttagacaacatcttcattaacctctatctatactctatcttcaattcttcatattcctatgcttcatacactgtttatcttcaatcaatgccaatacactgaaatcttctggtagcacttatacactgaatcttcaacatttctgaacccctgaaagtctttaacctttattcttcactaaggcatgaacatattaatgaacttctttcagtgacctgtaaacagacttcaggccttcttctaatcttctgattctttgtatttgtcTTATCTTTATTCTTcatgatttcttgtgtagtcgtagtattataAACCTGTCgtgttctagtgttgttatcgtgttgagttatcacgtaattgttcatacagctacatagtctcaccaacaatctccccctattttattgttaaacctaacaaacaaattaaatagagaggataactcaactaagaactagaaaaagtaatgtaccgggacttgtaaataatgttactaattttctggatcaaatactgtaTTTCCAGATTTTTTGAGTAACTGTAATGAAAGATGTTTGTTCCTCTAGCACGGAACTgttcttcaagtagtttcatcttcattttcttggttcttcaaatccctgccagataatacttctcagtcttgaagtaatcatcagcagcttcttttgtacaaccacatttcctgttgagaagcgcatatctctcttgcttctccccctatgagaatcaacttcttaaaggagatcaccttcgtttaccacctctcccgtacaataggatccgcagataaaaaccaatggtactcctcttttggaaaacagcttatCCCCTTATGAaaaatagtgatgaaccaaaccacttcttctgatcactaggaaatcaccttcgtgtttaccacctctcccgtacaatagtATCTATAATTACAAACAACAATGGATATgtaatgcctcgtggatatgtaatagaacgatcggccaactgcaaagacATATATGTAGGCCATGGATCAGGTAgatccaacttcttgaagatagttagatagacaaaggcatcagattaatgctagctcccaaatcacacaaacacttgtcgaCCGATAATTTTttgatggtgcaaggaatagtgaagctttcaggatccttaagcttcggaggcaacttctgttgcagcacagcactgcattcctccctaagagcaacggtctctaagtcatcgagcttcactttcctagagagaatacctttcataaactttgcgtagctaggcatctgttcaagatcttcagcgaaaggtatgttgatatgaagtttcctgaacacctctagaaacttagcaaattgcttatccaacttttgcttctgcagcctcttagagaaaatgaggtggaggatagacctgtttctcccctatattaccctcagaaggagtgtgttccacagttttcttccttgttccacttctacttccttctgcaaatcttttcagccaaaacttcatcttctggaacttgagatttttcggggtttgcaaccttcccaagacctcaatgtaattgccttaacatgATCTTTTGCTTCCTACTTTCCTAGAACTTCTGTGACACTAGTGAGTGTTCCAGGTTGTCGATACAATaaggcattggcaatctgcccaatttgattctccaaggtcttaatagaaaccgcttggctcttgcatatgagtttcaactcctccaattaagattttttattagattgttgaagttgaagttgttgtcttggtgcatattacggttgTTGAAAACTAGGAGGGTTGAATTATTTTGCTGCATACTACTGATAAGGCcgttgcaccgcattctgattgttgctccagctgaaattaggatgattacggTTTTTGGGATGATAAATGGCTGGAACTAGTTcctgcgacctctgaaagttgctcatgagctgagctgattcgctagatatagcacactgctccgtctcatgCGCACCAGTACAAAACTCACAGACACTTGTAATCTGATTAAccccataattagccaaagaatccaccttcatcgttaaagccttaagttgagcagctatagcagtagctgcatccacctccagaattcctactaccttgccttgaggtagtctctgagaaTGGTTCTGATATTCATTAACAACCATATGTTCAAacaactcataagcttcattgtagctcttagcccataaggctacacctgatgctacatcgagcatgggtatagactgtgctcccaagccattataaaaatagttgataatcatccagtcagacatctcatgatgaggacacttcctaaatatctccttataacgatcccaagcttcacataaagactcTCCAGATTGCTGCGCAAATTAAGTAAGagcgtttctgattgcagctgtctttgccataaggaagaatttagtaagaaacttttgagcaagatcttcccaagtagtaatagagcctggtggtagagaatgcaaacaacacttagctttatccctcagataTAATGGTAAAAACCCCAGCTtaacagcatcttcagaaacgttgttgaatttgaaagtgtcgcagatctcgatgaaatctctaatatgcatgttgggatcttccgttggagaacccccaaactggactgaattctgcaccatctaaatcgtgctagccttgatttcaaaagtattagccgcgatggctggtctgacaatgctagactgaatatcattgatcttcggttgagagtaatccatcaaaacCTTCGAATTCgctgctggttctcccattgcaataacaACTTCTTTTTCAACTTTCACAACTTTTTCAAAAACTTCTTCTACTTCAACTTCTTCCtccgctttatccagtgttctcttgcgagatcgagaacgcgttagcataaacgctctctagagtacctgaaacaccaacaagcaaacaaataaaatatccgtgtcaatgaactttaacgaccactgatgtcaagcacataaactaaaaattaacatcgaGTCCCCGGAAGTGGCgtcaaaaacttgttaggacgaaaacacgcgctaaaattacacgcaagtatacgcgttcgcaagtaatatagaattctttctagttcgttcccacagagactggtttaggttaagttcaatttttgcacttatgcaacaatgatatgacTATCTTctaatgctaagacaaataacaatttgggtttttgATTAAGCTAAGAGATTAAACTAAATAGCATTAAcaaagagaattgaggttgaattacttataagagacaaacatgagattctaacttcattattacttcattcaaagtcattgttcttaaccttagcatgcaatggtgatgacaactaatcagacaacacgaaactagtaaacgccaactttcgttatacgaataccctactaccagacatccacaaaagagatagaagctgaatatacaccaattatgttgagaccctatatgtctatagaatttgacaacataaaggtttaatgcacaagttatctatcttgattacattgggcaagtaagatggttaatattacctatgaatcatgcataacaaatacatgaacctatgctagcatgacaagttctaaacctctatattcactgtcgattcaatagagattaacacgctatcttagacgttcgcgatgcacataagacaaataagcacaaccaatactaggatatcatacaatcaccacagatttaggtatcgaaacaaattaactattgaaatccataagtaaatccgttagaatcccacgataacgattagttcataaccgaactcatcatcaccgtggatccgatgaaagcatggtaaataactAAGAATAACTAAGTCTgaataactgaataaatataacaaagcacgttaacaagagtattaggttcaaacaataaagaaaacaagcatccaaaattacaagtttaacaaagaatcacaagtaaaaactagttcttcttctccttcgttgaatTTGGGTTATTAAGTCTTCTTCCTGTTATCTCCTTGCTCCCTGTTATGAAAAACATCTTATTTAGGAGTTATATAAGCTTCAGAATCGAGCtgggcttcaaactctcaaaatcaGAGAAGAATCAAGATTCTGAAAAATGACCTAGCGCAGGCGCCCTGGGATCCCGCGGGGCCGCTCTGAGTATGGCGCTGCCGCTCCCAAGTGTAGCGCGGCCGCACTGAGCTTATGAAAAAACTGGTTTTTTTCTTATTTCTTGACTTCACTTGCTGATTTCTTTGCGCAATCGACCGAtgctccatcctaacactctcTTAGCATAAAAATAATGTAAAACCATTCTTGCTTCCaattatgccctgaaatgcaaaacactataaaaacacatcaaaaacacaaacaacttgagtacaaaacaccaattcgagcctttacgaagcgTTCGAAGTGGACATCAATGCCACTTAAcaataatataatagtttaatcaaaatatctcaTTTCTAAAAAATACGGATTTTATCGATTTACTGAAACGAAAATTGTATTGTAAAATTTGCGCCGGGAACCACACAGGTAAAatcgtactccggatcgaaaaagtcaaaatatgaaaaatgcttaaaataatcaaattaggttagaaaggagttttcccgagactaccggattgtaaaaatgtaaaaatggttgaagttggacgattatcgattattcaaaatagtttataattaatctgaaaataatttattaaatctataaatcatttataaaattatataacaatatgtaaattaatagaaaaatatcaaaattatctttactttattttagacatataaaaatttaaattctcaaattttaccaaatatacacatccaaacacagataccagttaatagataattcaccaaaatttatataataatcacataatatttatttattggcaaaaataattacacgttatatcccagatattacagaGGCTTCCAAATCAAATACTCTTAATGAGGAGAGCGATTAAGGTAGTGATGAGGAAGACGTTGGCTTGAGAAGTTGAAGTCCACGAAAGAGGCGCGATGCAAGGGCATCATCAAGCCATGGCCCAAGCGAGGGAAAATCTAAGGGCTATGTGCCGAAGAAGGGATGCTACGTATGCAAGGGGCCACACGTGATGGCGAAGTGTACAAAGTTGGGGTCGTTGAGCGCAATGATCCAACGTGAGGAAGATGAGCCGAGGAGGTTGTCGATCTTGGAAAGGGTGGATGCGCCACCGATGGAACCAAGGGTGACCTATCTTGGAAGTTTGAGGCTAGTTGAGGATGATCAACCCTCAACGAAGGAGGAGAAGGGACGCCAAGCCAAGAAGGAGGGCAAGAAGGCTAAGAAAGGTGCTAAAGTTGGAAAAAATAAGGGAAGTCCAAAGTCTCCTAAGGGGAAAGGAGCCAAGGACAAAGGGCATGTGTCATCAGGCAAAGGTGGGCAGCATGGCGATGTTGTCAAGGCGTCGCAGCAAAAATTGGGCGCACAAGTAAGGGAGGAGTCACCACCGCTATCTCCAACAAAAGTCGAGGGTCGATGCGACATGAATGAAATACTTGGTGAGTGACTCGTTAAAATCAAAGGATTGGTACCGAGTAAGCAATACTTTGTGAGATGGGCGACACCAAGCAAGGCAACGTGGGAGTTGAAGCCGAACTTGGAGTAACACCAAGAGGCGTTAGAGCGCTATTGGGAGGCAACATCGTCGACGCGGGCGTCGACGAATTTGGTGGGGGAGAATGTCACGCCCCGACAAATATCAACCTCTGTAAGCGCGGAAGATTCTAAAGAAGACCGGTATGGTCCGGATGACTCTAGAATATAGCGGAATATTTTGGAAGTCTTTAGAAGGCGCTTGGAGATTCAAGAAGGATCTAGAATATAGAGGAATATTTTGGAAGTCTTTAGAAGGCGCTTAGAGATTCAAGAAGGATCTAGAAGATGGCGGAGTTTAGTGGAGCTTGGTGGAACCTTCCGGAACCTTCAAGGCTTGTGATCTATCTAGAGATTCCTATGTGTCCTTATGTATATTCTAGATAGGTAGATTTTAGAATAATAATGCATAGATAGTTATTGGAATAATCTAGAAACATGTGGGATGTACATGTTCTAGAATTCTCTCTAAGTAGTGGAGGAGCCTATAAATAGGTGAGACCCCTCATTTGGAGAGGCGTAGAGGAATAGAAGTGATTGTGAGAAATTGAGAGTAAAGTGAGAGTATTCAAGAGTGAGACAAGCAGGGTTGTCTTGTGAGGGTGAGTGCTAAACTTTGTAATACTCGCAAGGGGCTAATGTGTGGATTAAAGGGGATCCAACTTCGTAGTATTGGGTTACTAATAAAAAAAGATCTTAGTTAGTAAAGTTGTGTATGTCTATTCTTAAATTTCTCTTATATTCGCTATATAAGTGTTAGTGCGATACTTGGGGAAGACCGGTCTAATAATTCGTTTAATAATTCGTTTGGAGGGTCAGTCTTGTTTGGTAAGACGGAATTAGGCAAAGAAAAAAGAGTGCTCGGCCGGAACAAACGGCATCGCCGGTATTGTTAAACTTAGAAAGGGTCAAACTCTAATAGAGTGACACCTAACTTTTTTACACATTGTACATACACACATGGCATGCCCGAGCAGATTTGGGATCTGCTCATCTGCATATTGTCTGCCGCAATGTATGTATGTTTCATGCACGCGCATCACACATCTGAGGAAAAACAAACTTTTAAGTTCTATCTCTGCAATTTTTAATCTTCTTGTTTTTTTGTAAAATTAGGAATTTGTACTTATGCAACTATAAAATAAACTACGCCCCTGATCAAATAAAAACAACAAAAATTGAAGGAAGTAACCGGATTCCGGAATCAACTAAAAGGCAATTGTAATTAAAGTTAATTTGGGATAACATTTTTCTGTTTTAGGCTTTAAAGATAGGGTCTAAACCCGTTAAGGGTATCTTAAAAGACATGAATAATgacttaaaattcataacggtcATATAAGAATTGTTACTTATAAATTATACATGTGTTCGGGTAAATTTACCATTTAAGATATACAAAGTACATGTTAAATTTAATGTTTATAAATTAATTTTCTTTCAAATAttgaaataaaaattattatgAGAGGAAAAAAAAATAAGAAAGAAGTTGGCCAAAAGTTTCTCACTTATCACGACCatataagttgaaaagaaagGGGTTAGATGAGTAAATGAGTTTGCCAAACAGTTGCGGTAATACTCATTTGAGCTTCAAGTTGGAAAGGGTCTCCGTTAACTAAAGGGTTAATTTCGAGTAAAATTGTGAAGGATAATACATGTGAAGGATAATACTCCGGCGGGTATAAGTAGGactgtcaaaaaaattcgaaaaatctgatattcgtccgaaaaatgCGTATCCGTATTCGAGAAAAaatggatattatccgtatccgagaaaaaacggatattatccgtatccgaattcaggatattcgaatccgaaactaaatacatatatgatatttaaatcatataaatatataattatatatcatttaaaagttaaaattttaaaatttaaaattttttaaatttgGATGTATTGCCTTTTAGTTGATTCCGGAATCATTTGAAtgtaataatatttataaaaaatacttttgtaatatataatactttAAAAGTGCGAAATTGTGCGAAACTCAATATATAAAATTTgtgtgaaactcaatatataatactttaCAAAATGATTCCTTTAAAAATGTgcgaaactcaatatataatatttttaaaaatttcgacTAACAATATAGTGAtatttttaatacaaatttttaaatgagtgactcatttgagtcaCTTTTGTAATCATGTAatcagtgactcacttgatacatttggacgcagtaagtgacctacttgatatttaaccctaaaatttatttttttagtttatagtttgtgtaaatgtattaaataatatgttttatacaaattttatataattgtacatataatttatacatacataaatatattatttgtatTTAATCGTAGAAAATGTTCTATAATCATCGTCAAAAGGGTAGGGAcaacaaaaaatttaaaaaatccgatattcgtccgaaataTCCGCATCTGTATTCGAAATAAGCGGATGTTATCCGTATCCaaaataaagcggatattatccgtattcgaattcAATGATTGTGGATGCGGATATAGACATATCCGTATCCGATttatccgtttgacagccctAGCTATAAGCTAAATGCTGTTTAGCGTTCACGAGTGATTTGCCATGTGACTATAGTTGGTACACATGATCTTCAATTCTAATTATTTGTGTTTACAAGACCTCAATTTATCATGAATGTAATATTCTAGACTTCCTTTTATTGTGTGAATCATTATAATATTAAACAAAAATTAGTCCACCCGATAATTTCCTTAATAAAAACATCTTACAACTCACTGTGCTTGATTATCAATTTTCGATGTTAAAGAAATCATGATGTACTACTCATCAACAATTTAAGATAATTATCAGACTGGGATCATGATTCATGCACCTATCTACATGAAAATGCACAAGGATTCATCTTATATACTTAAATCAGAGAGACTAGTCTTCCAGCTTTGATTTTGCTCTTACTCTCATCATTGGTGTAGTGAACTGTGAAAAACAAAAGTACAATTAGAAACAGATACCTATGGCCCGGAAAACACTTGTTTATGCCTGAGCTAACCATGTGACCTGCATCTCCAGTGAAGGAAATGCTGATCATATGACTAACATTGCTGTGCTGAGCACTGGAAGGATTCCAAGCCGGTGGAATTTTGGCTTAGCAGGTTTGGCAAACAGTTAGTTGACATTATTTGGTTTTCCGTAACCACCTCTGAAACTGGAGCAGGATTCAAGACCACTAAACTATTGCTTACATCTGAAACTTGAGCTGGGTGCAAGACCACTAAACTTTGGCTTTCCCCATGTTTTTTTTCGGAGGCCATTATTTCTATAAACTTTTCCAGGGCTGTACTCATCCACTGGTAGCGGCACAACTGGAATGCATCTTTTATAAACAACTGCATATAAAATGACACACTAAATGTTAAACTTCAAAATTTCTTGAACCACCATTGGGGAAAACTAATACTTGTACGTGGCTTGTAGGTGTATAATACAATATATCTGCAACAAGTTCAGTCATACTGACCCATCTTCTGTCATGGTTTTCCTGCTCTGGCCAGGCATCAAGCTCCTCAGTGACTTCCAGTGCAAACATCCATACTTTGCAGCCTCCTTCGAGGCAACCACTCTCTTGTCTGCTTTTACTTCTAAAAGTCCAGTCTCCGAGTGAATCACCCTAGTTGAAGGAATTAGAAACTACAGATGTCAAATTTTAAGATAGAGGACCGACTATATATTGAGCACCTATACTTAAGGGCGCCCTTTTCAATTGTCAATTTACAAATTTAACCACTAAACCGATCCTATAGATCTTCTGCTTTCTATTACGAACAGAGACTCTATATCACATAAGAATGCAGTTTTAATTTGATGGTACATGAAAAGACGAGGAATGAATTCTCTTATCTTTGTCAAACTGAGGACATTTAGCGCCCAGGGTCATAGATAGGAAATTATATATCAGAAACAAAATGTCGGGGACAAAGATGAGAGCAACAGTAACAAATTCAACAAAGTTGGAGGCATCTTTTCGGGAACTAACTATGCTTACAGGCATATACATTTTGAAACCTTACATTTTGTATAATTAGAAGTATTAAACTGCTTTATACATATTAATACAAGTTTATAAACATAATGTTCTGCACTTAACTACACATTAGGCATTCAGTGACCTGCATTAGTCTCAGCCATTTTTTTTTCCGTACAGTTTGATAATTTTTCTATATGTCTTTCTTAGCCTAAAAATTTCAACAACCAAGTGTATAAAACTGTAACAAAAACAAACCTACATTAATTCCATAGATTTGTTGTCAAAATTGTCCATGAGTTCAAATATGAGCCTCTTTTGAGGTAAGTGAGATGTGATTAGAGAACTATTTTGGATTTAGAGGATGGAGCAAGTCTTTCTAGCAATTCTTTAATTTAGGCATCATATGGAAATATGGGCCAGAGTACACAAGCAAAAATGTAAACTTGCCTTGATAATTCCTTTCACGCCTGCTTCCTCCAAAGCTTCTCTACATGCAGCTTCTTCAACAGTCTCATCATCCTCCCATCCACCCTGATAAGTAGGAAACATACATAAACAACAATCATGACTATCAAGACCAAGGCCAACAAGTCAGAGATCATTTGTTGTTATGCTTACAAATATTAGACCAATGATTCAATACAGAGAATCTAGGTACCTTTGGGAAAACCAGATCATCACGATTTGGTGAGGATATCATTAGAACCTCTAAACTGCTTTCCAGATCAAAGCTCTCCTCGTCATTATTTTTAGCCACTCTGTAAGGAATGCACCTGTTGCATTTAAAGTCTTGGTAAGTGATGATGAATGTAACCAGATTTCTATGACATAAAAAAAAATACAGTTTGAAAAATCAAGATTAGCAAACATCTGCAGTCATTTGCTCATCTACTATTCAGAAACTGCAGAGTTATTGAGAAAATCTGCTTTTAACAAGTTACAATACAAACATTAAAGTATTTATGATGATACTCAACTACAAAAAACCATTTACAGCTTAAGACTACAAACCAAGCTTTCCAGACATCCATGATATATACTTAAATACTGTCATTAAGATCAATCATATTTCAATCTATTACATACACTTTAATATTGACCTGCATGTTAGTTATATTAAGATTAGTAGCAGActaattatataataaatatgatTCATTTCTTCGTTTAACATAGTTTCCTTTACTTTCATTTCCGCTGAGTTTCAAGTGATGTTAAGCTGGCAAAGCCAGTTTTCTGGGTAGCTGGTGGGGAATCGCAGGCATTACCCAGTTATGTTATATATGATCTCAATTCAACATCAAAAGTTCTAGTGAGTTCACTTGCAATTATGTTATATTTGCAAGTTTGCATTATATACGAAGACATGAAGTATATGTATGAAGATATAAAAATATTACTATATTAGTAATAGCTTATATGTGTGCAACCAGAAAAGTGGAATGCATTACAGCTTCATGCAGGATCAACTGAATCCTGTTGTAAGAATATAATGAGCATCAGTTCCCCACTTACTATTGTTCAATTTTTTTATCCCCTGTTATCATTGAGTTTCAGTGGTTATGGATCAACAAATATAACATTTAAAACAATTACAAGTTGAAAATAGGCAAACGATTCTTTTCTTGTGTATGCTTAGTCATACAGTCATGCTTCGATGTTCGAACCCATCTTGTTCAATCCTTCTATATTTTAATAATGCACAAACTAAGGG is a genomic window containing:
- the LOC141712942 gene encoding nudix hydrolase 13, mitochondrial isoform X2 gives rise to the protein MSIIEARKGRQRQRYEDNIRLVSGCIPYRVAKNNDEESFDLESSLEVLMISSPNRDDLVFPKGGWEDDETVEEAACREALEEAGVKGIIKGDSLGDWTFRSKSRQESGCLEGGCKVWMFALEVTEELDAWPEQENHDRRWLFIKDAFQLCRYQWMSTALEKFIEIMASEKKHGESQSLVVLHPAQVSDVSNSLVVLNPAPVSEVVTENQIMSTNCLPNLLSQNSTGLESFQCSAQQC
- the LOC141712942 gene encoding nudix hydrolase 13, mitochondrial isoform X1, with product MVSKIPWMVTIQQLIILFQQLSDVIIMRCIPYRVAKNNDEESFDLESSLEVLMISSPNRDDLVFPKGGWEDDETVEEAACREALEEAGVKGIIKGDSLGDWTFRSKSRQESGCLEGGCKVWMFALEVTEELDAWPEQENHDRRWLFIKDAFQLCRYQWMSTALEKFIEIMASEKKHGESQSLVVLHPAQVSDVSNSLVVLNPAPVSEVVTENQIMSTNCLPNLLSQNSTGLESFQCSAQQC